A region of the Mytilus galloprovincialis chromosome 1, xbMytGall1.hap1.1, whole genome shotgun sequence genome:
AAATAATCAGAATAAGTCAACATTAACAATTTTTATCACACAAAAATAGCCAGACATTTTTTGTATTATCTGTAATGAGTGCTAGCTTGAATTTTAACTCCCTTTCATTAGTGGCTAATAATTAATGTCAAATGATAGGTTTGATGGTACAAACTTCCATTAAATGTCAGTTACTATTGTAGGATGAGGTGGTAGAATCTCCTGCTAGTCAAGAAACCAGTCTGCCTGATACTGGAGGTAACAAATGTTAGGCCAAGTAGGCAATATAATTGGTACAGTAAAATCTCTGATAACAGCTGGTCattgaaattttctttgatttttaaatCAACTGGCCCATTGGGCTTTGTGAGCTTTTTCAAGTAGGTCatcaaaatggccaccattgctaaaaataaaacattaaggtAAAATGCATTAATTGTCTTATATATTGGAAACTATCATAGAAGAGTTATGGTTCTTTAGTGAGGATTATTGacatattttcatgttttgccaATTATCTCTATAACTATACCAGATATCAAAAACTGTATGCAGCATCAAAGATCATCAATGCAGAATCCTCCAAAAATACCATTGTGATCAAAACCACGGTGTGACTACTTGTGTAGTTTTGACCCTTACATCACAATTTAGACTTAGACtatgaaatatagagaaaaaactaaacaataaaaagtatcAACAATACTGCATATTTTTTTAGTGATCTTGaaatttataatatacattttgacAATAGACAATATGTTGAAAAAGGTATCAAAGGTTTTTCAGTTAAAAGGAATTCTGCTTTAAGTGAACTAGTATCAAGGCAAGGCTTGGATTGCACTGGTAGCcaatttgtacaagttattataaaaattttttttttttaccttttggggaacaattttttttacagaataaaCATGTTGTAGTTAACGTAGGGGTCAGTTTTCACAGATTTTACTGTTTGAATTTATTCAGCATATTTATCAGACATATCCAGCTGTTTATTGCTATTCATActaccgcaaaaattgaaaattttttggtcgtatattggtatcacgttggcgttgtcgtcgtcgtcgtcatcgtcatcatccgaatacttttagttttcgcactctaactttagtaaaagtgaatagaaatctatgaaattttaacacaaggtttatgaccacaaaaggaaggttgggattgattttgggaggttttggttccaacattttaggaattaggggccaaaaagggcccaaataagcattttcttggttttcgcactataactttagttttaagtaaatagaaatctatgaaattttgacacaaggtttatgaccataaaaggaaggttgggaatgattttgggagttttggttccaacagtttaggaattaggggccaaaaaaagggcccaaataagcattattcttggttttcgcacaataactttagtataagtaaatagaaatcaatgaaattttgacacaaggtttatgaccacaaaaggaaggttgggattgttttGGGAGTTGAgctcccaacagtttaggaattaggggccaaaaaggggcccaaataagcattattcttggttttcgcaccataactttagtataagtaaatagaaatctatgaaatttaaacacaaggtttatgaccataaaaggaaggttgggtttgattttgggagttttggtctcaacagttaaggaataaggggcccaaagggtctataattggagttctttgatatgccgaatctaactgtgtatgtagattcttaatttttggtcccattttcaaattggtctacattaaggtccaaagggtccaaaattaaacttagtttgattttaacaaaaattgaatccttggggttctttgatatgctgaatctaaaaatgtacttagatttttgattattggcccagttttcaagttggtccaaatcggggtccaaaattaaactttgtttgatttcatcaaaaattgaataattggggttttttgatatgtcaaatctaactgtgtatgtagattcttactttttggtcccgttttcaaattggcctacattaaagtccaaagggtccaaaattaaactaagtttgattttgtttgattttaacaaaaattgaattcttgggcttttttaatatgctgaatctaaacatgtacttagatttttgattatgggcccagttttcaagttggttcaaatcaggatccaaaattattatattaagtattgtgcaatagcaagaaattttcaattgcacagtattcagcaatagcaagaaatcttcaattgcacagtattgtgcaatagcaagaaatttttaattgcacagtattgagcaatagcaagaaatcttcaattgcacactattgtgcaatagcaaatattttcaattgcacagtattgcacagtagcaagaaatatctaattgcacaatattgtgcaatagcaaggaattttcaattggagttacctttctttgtccagaatagtagttgaatcaacttaaatcattgttttatacaatatacaatgtatattcactttcactaccaactgataaattaaaacaatttttaccattcagtgataacaagcactttattttacattttgatattttatgatgtatttaaatgagtagttattgttgcaaactccattagaaatttgaattgagatcagttttggaaaaagggaaacggggatgtgaaaaaaaaatgggggggaggggggggggggttaaattttctcatttcaaatttcataaatagaaagaaaatttcttcaaacatttttttgacaggattaatattcaacagcatagtgaattgctcaaaggcaaaacaaaatattttaagtttattagaccacattcattctgtgtcagaaacctatgctgtgtcaactatttaatcacaatccaaatttagagctgaatccagcttgaatgttgtgtccatacttgccccaaccgttcagggttcaacctctgcggtcgtataaagctgcgccctgcggagcatctggttttgaTTTTAATGTcacacatcatataaagatattgGTGAAAAGTAAATAAGACAGCAAGCCACCAatacataaagaaaaaaacatgaaaatattagGTAGTAAAATTATATTCACCCAAATCTAAGAcatctttcaaataattttacaaatgacAGCGGTCTTTTACTCAAactaaaagtagaaaaaataatcaacaatgcATTTGATTACTATAATTCAAAATGTCATCATCTACAATGAAATCAGGCCGGTCAAAAAAAATTGTGCTACAAAGTAATACAAACAGGAGCTAATGGAGATATTATCAAAAAGAACTCCAAAAACAAGATCCTCAATTTTTATGCCTGTAAAAATTAAGGTATGAAAATACTAAAGATGCGTCTGTTTTAATCAGATCTTGGTAGTTGTTATTTCTGTACAAAAGTATTCAGACATTTTTTCTTAGCATTTGTAATGCTGTTAATCTTACCTGATAGGATTCATTGATGTAGTTCTTGTTTTGAATTAATTGAGtatattttcattgatattttctacTTTTGTAGGTGGTTGTCAAGAAAATGTTGAAGACCCTATATGGATATGTTTTCTGTGTGCTCAACAATTCGCTGATCAGGAGGAATTAATGACTCACCAAGACAAGTGTGAAGAAGAGGCTGAGAAGGAGGAGGAGTCTAAACTCCCATCCCCACCTCCTCCATCTTCTCCTCGTCGTCCTCCCACACCTCCAGTGAGAAAGTTAAGACCACGTCGTACTAAACCAACACACATAGTTATACAGCCTCAAACAGCACAATATCAAGTCCAGCCAGTTAAATTAGTCTGCCATAGGAGGAGACGATTTACACCAGAACCTTATGTTCCTCCAAAAACAGAGGATTTTCTTAAAGCTCTTAATTTATACGACAAACCAAAGGAACCTCCAAGAGTTGTTACCCCTGTCTCAGATATTGATAGTGATTGTGAAATAATTGACGTCACATATGATGAATCTGCTGTACAAACACCCAGAACTCCCAAATCATTAATGTCACAGTTGAGTAGAGACACACATAACAGTTGTAGAAAACGCCACTTAAGTTTTACTCAGGCATTGGAACTTCCTGAGGGTTATAGCTCTGAAGACTCCGAGAGTGAAACTGAAAGTGGATCTCAGAAGAACAAATTGAAAACTCCACTTGGAACTTTACTTTGTGGAATTGATTTAACTTCCCCATTAGGGCAGAGGGTTAAGAAACATTGGAAGATTGATTCTAATTATACAATCATAAGTGGAGATAAAATAGAACAGTTTTGTTCTGGACCAATGAAAAATGATTTTGTGGAAAAATTACGCCACAGAGGAGAATCTTCATACCCAATTGTATTCAATAAAAAGAACCGAAGGCATATGTCTAAACATAAACATTCATATAAATTTAACTCAGGACAAAGAAAGGAATTCATGATGCGCTTAAAAACTGGActtacaaaaagaagcagaaaatTATTGGAGGACATTGTCAAATGTTGTGTCAAACTTGACCGAGTGAAACCAGGAGTGATAAGGAGATGGTTAAGGCCTAAGCCCCCTCCACCCTATCCGTATGCATACATTCGTAGAATGTATGAACAGGAACATCCTATTATTAAGAAAATAGTACAGAAACCCAAACCTGGACCTAAATAtgccaaattaaaacaaataactgATGGTCTGCGCAAACTAAACAGGCCTCACAATCTTCTTCCAAATCAGCGAATGTTTTCTAAAGTAGTTCATAACCCAGATGGTTCTACTAGTATGAAAATGGTTTACCAACATCCCACTTCCCAAGTTAGACCTCAGTTTGGTAATGTGCCAAGTAATCggagaaaacaaacatttaatcaAAGTACAGTGCGGCAGATAGATCCCGATGACATTGAGATAATTGAACTGTCATCTTCTGATGAGGAGGGAGATAAAATACCTCAGCAACCTCCTCAGACAGCTTCACTTCCTCCCAAAGGGATGACCACATTTAAAAACATAACTGGGGTGGCAACAAGTCCTCAGATTGCAAGGAGGATGGCAGTTCCTAACTCACAAAAGCTATTCAGGTCGCATCAGCAGCATTCGCCGGGTATGATGTCACCAAGAATGAATTTTTACCCAAGACTTCAGCAGCAAGTCTCAAGGCCTATAAGTCCTTCAAATACAAGAGAAAGAATATTTCAAGGTGTAAGAGGAATATTAAGTCCGTCATCATTACAAAATAAATCTCATACTGCTATACATTCCTCACCTCCGGGCGCAAGTACTTGTAAAGAACTAATGCAAAATTCCAAGCCTGTATCAGGTTTTGTAAATAGAGCAATGTTTAAAGAGACACCACAGATCCTTAGAACCTCTCAGAATAGTCCATCcaaatcaatgaacaaaaatTCACCAAAAGCAGCAGGTTTTCCTGGTTATGTACGAATGGACTACACAGTCCCTGCTGATTCCGATGCTAGTTCTGTAGGTGCAAACTTTAATGTTAAGTATACTAATGGATCCCCTGTCATATCTAAAACTATGGTCCAACCTGTACCGACCAACAGGTCACCATTAATTACACAGCCAAAACCACGAGATCCTATAATGGAGTCGGATGTCATTGTTATTGATGATGAGGATTGattgtaattatttatttatcatagtCATGCTGGTATTCatgtaaattgtttttgtttctgaAAACATCATGTTCTATCATTCTATAGCAAAAACTATAGCAAAAAATGTTTTGCATCTAAGATTTTTGTATGTTAGTTCTGTATACTTTAATTTAAGCAATATACCTTGATGCAATTTGAATCTAATCAATAAGGCATTCATTTAGCAAGTCATATTGGACTTCTTCTCTATGTGCAAAATTAGAATGTTCAGACATTAGTTTGTTTAAAATTATCACCTAAAGAAAGCAGCATATAATAGTAGGATAATGCATGAATATTGGTTAAAATTTTCCTTATTAGATATTTATGAAGTAtaaaaatgcttcttttggtaatttTATTGGGGTCTTAAAACCTTTTACAGAatcacattttgtatgaagtacAGAATAGCTTCAAACTAAAAAATCCTGCTTTCATAATTCAACTCTATCCAACCTCAAAAAATTACATAAGGCCACaacaatttgattccttgttcgacggacctgcttgcacctatttttttcaaaacagaattttttaattttttttatattcccgcttcctgcatccggaaatgtaatcgtgtccatttcccgcaccgtttttttttgtaaatattataaaaagatatcaatatttgtttttaaaaccacagtctaacctgtatataatgattttaaacataaaagcaccccaccacactgtgtaaatatctgtgagaatatttgtttcagcatgaaacctatttatccaaagtgggagtgctccgatataaatttataacagcggaatacctgtaaagaaaaaaaaaatggtttctttcccccttacttatattccctatcaaaaaatgttcgttgttagaataaagtacataGAACTTCTGAAgaatttgccttcaactgcaattatattgtatgctggcgaaacaaaactatccatagccgcttcATGTTTATGCACcagtcctgattgattcaggggcctgtcattcagcagttatcgtttgttgatgttgttaatTGGTATTTTTCCGTTTGGATAtttaaattagatcgttggttttcctgttcgaattgtgtacgctaataattttggggtcctttatatcttgctgtttggtctgtatcaaagccctgtgttaaaggccgtactttgacctgtgtttgttattatcaggttgagaacaaccctccctcagacaagaggtcattttactgatgtagaaaagaaaatagaaatagttcttctatacaaaacctttgaaaacttagaattttgtactcaaaaagaggagagttacatcatattttaaacaactttttctaaaagaggggtccacttattttgaataatatgaaactgttaaagtaaatgtgttaatttaacatggttaaagtccaggaatattacaaaattcttggacatgttttgaccattgaataccagatagatatatagttctttgagaaaatatgagcccttttgtacaaacaaatatattataatttatattgatccctcataaaacatgtaaaagggatatttgtaacattaaggggttgccccaaaactgattatgacttggatggagaattgtctcattgtcagtcacacatacatagaccagatttaattatttcttggtgaacagggaaaaaatacttcagaaattaaagaaatgtcaaagtacaattgataaatcaaattttaatattgtcaaaacctactattttatgtttacaaaataaaattataatccctcccctttacttttcaagctttgCCTCaataatttgcaaattaaatattttttttattaaaattttcaaattgctcgatcgccccaaattttggagtccaaaaatccgtagaacaagaaattaaattggtgtggcctaaagaAGCTTTAATTCTTATGATAACATTTCTATGCTACAACCATGAAATGAGGAGTTCAATCcagcctttttttcttttttttaataaaaaaatttaaatgttgtcATGAAGAGTACATGCAGTCATAGAAAATGATTAGTGCTCAAGCTTgcaagaaaataataaattgtaaGAAGGATATATATTtaccaatattcatgcaatattctttttattgtaaagtaaagATAGAAAAACTGAGTAGTCATATTTGTGTCACTGTTGACTGTACTAATTTGAAGGTTTATTTGCACTAGTTCAATACAATGCATTATTACATTCTTGATTCTGGTACTAATCTGTATGAAATATGTTGTTGCTGTACTATGAGTATAGATTCTTCCACTGCATTGAATGGGATACAATATTTCTGCTCTTGAAAAAGCTCCTTGGAGCCTTTAGTTTGATGTGTTCATTCCTGACTGTCTTGTTAAAAGAATGCCTCAGATTCTATTTGTGGCCAAAATCttgtatttcttcatttaaaaatctttgaaattttttgtaCAACCGCAAAAAAATTTTGCGTtcatataatggtatgatgtgaCGGCaatgtcgtcgtcgtcgtcggaaGACACATTTGGCGTTCGGACAATAACTAGTTGAattgatctctatgaaatttaataagaaggttcaataccacaaaaggaaggttgggattgattttggggatatGGTCCCAACcatatttttctactttttagctcaccttgccctttgggccaggtgagctttttTTCAttacttggcgttcgtcgtcctTAAACTTCTacagaaatcttctcctctgaaactattgggccaaatttaaccaaacttggacacaatcatcattggggtatttagtttataaaatgtgtccgatgacccagccaacccaccaagatggccgcaatagcttaaaatagaacataagggtaaaatgtagattttggcttatatctctgaaaccaaagcatttagagcaaatctgacacgggtaaaattgtttatcaggtgaagatctctctgccctgaaattttcagatgaatcggacaaccagttgttgggttgctgcccctgaattagtaatattaaggaaattttgctgtttttggttattatgctgaatattattatagatagagataaactgtaaacagcaataatgtttagcaaagtaagatctacaaataagtcaacatgactaaaatggtcagttgaccctttaaggagtaattgccctttatagtcaatttttaacaattttaagtttggtaaatttttgtaaattttttcaaaatattttcgtctgtaactaaagggccaagtttattatggATAGAGAAAATTAttagtagcaagaatgttcagttaagtaagatctacaaacacatcaccatcaccaaaacacaattttgtcatgaatccatctttgttctttgtttaatatgcacatagaccaaggtgagcgacacaggctcttaagagcctctagtttcagtATATCAACTTGTGttttagtatttcaattgctttgaaattgtaccacaatatttaataccacaggtagaaggtttggattgcTTTTGCGGGTTATGGTTCAAAAggtttaggaatttggggccaaaaaaggggcccaaataagcatttttttgtagtttccagtcaataacttgtgtttaagtgtataaatctctctgaaattataccacaatttTCCTTACTCTAAAGGGatgtgaaattttcagatgaatcggacaaccagttgttgggttgctgcccctgaattagtaatattaaggaaattttgctgtttttggttattatgctgaatattattatagatagagataaactgtaaacagcaataatgtttagcaaagtaagatctacaaataagtcaacatgactaaaatggtcagttgaccctttaaggagtaattgccctttatagtcaatttttaacaattttaagtttggtaaatttttgtaaattttttcaaaatattttcgtctgtaactaaagggccaagtttattatggATAGAGAAAATTAttagtagcaagaatgttcagttaagtaagatctacaaacacatcaccatcaccaaaacacaattttgtcatgaatccatctttgttctttgtttaatatgcacatagaccaaggtgagcgacacaggctcttaagagcctctagtttcagtATATCAACTTGTGttttagtatttcaattgctttgaaattgtaccacaatatttaataccacaggtagaaggtttggattgcTTTTGCGGGTTATGGTTCAAAAggtttaggaatttggggccaaaaaaggggcccaaataagcatttttttgtagtttccagtcaataacttgtgtttaagtgtataaatctctctgaaattataccacaatttTCCTTACTCTAAAGGGatgtgaaattttcagatgaatcggacaaccagttgttgggttgctgcccctgaattagtaatattaaggaaattttgctgtttttggttattatgctgaatattattatagatagagataaactgtaaacagcaataatgtttagcaaagtaagatctacaaataagtcaacatgactaaaatggtcagttgaccctttaaggagtaattgccctttatagtcaatttttaacaattttaagtttggtaaatttttgtaaattttttcaaaatattttcgtctgtaactaaagggccaagtttattatggATAGAGAAAATTAttagtagcaagaatgttcagttaagtaagatctacaaacacatcaccatcaccaaaacacaattttgtcatgaatccatctttgttctttgtttaatatgcacatagaccaaggtgagcgacacaggctcttaagagcctctagtttcagtATATCAACTTGTGttttagtatttcaattgctttgaaattgtaccacaatatttaataccacaggtagaaggtttggattgcTTTTGCGGGTTATGGTTCAAAAggtttaggaatttggggccaaaaaaggggcccaaataagcatttttttgtagtttccagtcaataacttgtgtttaagtgtataaatctctctgaaattataccacaatttTCCTTACTCTAAAGGGATGTGTATGGCTAAAATCATTcagcaattaggggcaaaaaggggtaaaacaagggtttttctggttaaagaaCAATTTAGTCAactttaaagcagtgtaagggaggtaaggcaattccatttaaagaatactgttatatatatgtttgcttacctcccttacactgcttgaaaaaaacgatgattgtcttgagatgattagCTGTAAATTGatatttagacatgttagatgtaactattaattaatattaattttaaccatgactgtatgtcattttatattttgatattttatgatgtattaaaacaagtagttattgttgcaaactcttTTTGAGgtaattaatattcaacagcatagtctATTGCTCAAacgcaataatttttttttagttcattagaccacattcattctgtgtcagaaacatatgctgtgtcaactatttaatcacaatccaaattcagagctgtatcaagcttgaatgttgtgtccatacttacccaaactgttcagggtttgacctctgcggtcgtataaagctgcgccctggggagcatctggttaatagttataaatgattaaattttatataataaatttattagCCAAAGAAGTAGTTTAACAGCATTATGTACTTGAAGAAAACTTTATAGAAATtactagttcaaataattatgacatctggaaaggctatttaattttttttgctttgacgcctttCTGGTACAGACTAAGAAATGACCAATAATGCATATAATATTCTTTAAGAAGTCAAATTCATATAAAGGCAGCCATGGTTACAAATTTTATAATCAGAGCTTTGAAATTCTATAGCTTTAATTTATGATGATAGCACTTTTAAAAGGTGATAAAATTAATGTGATTAGATATCTTGATTAGACCATTTAGTTTCTGAATAATGATCAAAATTCCTATCAATGAATTTGCATCTACATGGAtgttttaatgaccttgaccgcAACCATAAAGGTCTTGCACATTTGGCAATTAACGTATGAATTATGTCATCCAGTATGtttcaaaagtaaaaattctCTAAAAATGAAATTTCATATGGGCATTAATAGCAAAATATCATTTGAGAACAGATTGGAAGTAAAAGGATTCACAAACTTATATtgatttcttttctctttttctcaAAAAATGTATCAcacttttgtttgtttaaattgtaCATACACATTGTATAACCTTATTAAAACCTCTTTTTATAGTTTCATAGTGCTAATTTTATATGAGAAACGAAAAAGGTACAAATTTATTGCCAAAAAAAGGGTATGTCTTATACTAGAACAGAATTACTTCTTGCAACTGTGGTCAAATTTAATTGGCTAACATGAtggacctttttttttttggttacatcttAACCAGTTAGGTTTTATAAACTTTTTAGGAGGTCCAAATGAAGTCTGTTCTGTACTTAACTTCTTGCCTGTGATCACAGTTTTTTTTACATAGGTATGTCCTTCAATCTGCTAAAATTCTATTCGTATTTACTTTTTGGTCTTGGAAAACTATTATGCCTTATAGATTTTATGAAGGGACCTTCAAATATTGAATTTATTCAGGGTTAGTAGTTACGCATTAtaaacttttgtatatatttagTGTATTTAAGTTAAGTgatgtttatatatcttttaaaatgaatttattgcAGCATTTTGTATGTagttatttttttgcaaaatttatattcatagagtttaatgacaaaattttgttatcAGAATCTGAATCTAAAAATCATTTGATTCATGTTAAGATTGTGTAGAGCAAACCCTATTTTCAATTAATGTCTTACTAAGACAAAACTTAGGCCATTTTGTCAGCAAATAATAGTGTTTCAAAGCTTTAtatttacagccgattgcattgagtgtgtaggtaaaagtATTATCTTTGGTTaacttgcttgttagctgaaccttGAAGTCATAATTAAGTTAGGTAACTCTCATCCTCTAAGAGTATACTAGTCTGACAGATAACCAataatctgtctgtaggactagactacttcGAAAGGCATATAgtttaccttacctaataatgactttacTATTCAGCTATCAAGCAAGCTAGCCAAAGATATAACCTTTACCcacacactcaatgcaattggATGT
Encoded here:
- the LOC143063138 gene encoding uncharacterized protein LOC143063138 isoform X2: MASELPPLSVDTMSQVSVIDMASELPPLSVDTMSQVSVIDMASELPPLSVDTMSQIQLTEFIPHLVCLVTGREQPYFGKNQYKPVWWPDGVAWTTPDEESDNTLALQIQAQELRAVVRSCYKHLGQESLLGGASEPSEITKDEVVESPASQETSLPDTGGGCQENVEDPIWICFLCAQQFADQEELMTHQDKCEEEAEKEEESKLPSPPPPSSPRRPPTPPVRKLRPRRTKPTHIVIQPQTAQYQVQPVKLVCHRRRRFTPEPYVPPKTEDFLKALNLYDKPKEPPRVVTPVSDIDSDCEIIDVTYDESAVQTPRTPKSLMSQLSRDTHNSCRKRHLSFTQALELPEGYSSEDSESETESGSQKNKLKTPLGTLLCGIDLTSPLGQRVKKHWKIDSNYTIISGDKIEQFCSGPMKNDFVEKLRHRGESSYPIVFNKKNRRHMSKHKHSYKFNSGQRKEFMMRLKTGLTKRSRKLLEDIVKCCVKLDRVKPGVIRRWLRPKPPPPYPYAYIRRMYEQEHPIIKKIVQKPKPGPKYAKLKQITDGLRKLNRPHNLLPNQRMFSKVVHNPDGSTSMKMVYQHPTSQVRPQFGNVPSNRRKQTFNQSTVRQIDPDDIEIIELSSSDEEGDKIPQQPPQTASLPPKGMTTFKNITGVATSPQIARRMAVPNSQKLFRSHQQHSPGMMSPRMNFYPRLQQQVSRPISPSNTRERIFQGVRGILSPSSLQNKSHTAIHSSPPGASTCKELMQNSKPVSGFVNRAMFKETPQILRTSQNSPSKSMNKNSPKAAGFPGYVRMDYTVPADSDASSVGANFNVKYTNGSPVISKTMVQPVPTNRSPLITQPKPRDPIMESDVIVIDDED